tggtgaatcaaagattaaaaagcaaagaaaccagagtaatctccttccctatggaggatcaaagataagaattattttcaacttcccctcaaaaaccatgaaagcaagaagtggagtgaagtatttaaactattgagaggaaaaaaattccattaacctagaagtctatactctgtgaaattatctttcaaaagtgaagaaaaagaaaagaccttctcctacaaaaattgaaaaatttgttgccggtagacctgccttgcaaaaaatgttcaaagttctctagagaaaatagtagaggtcagtaactcagctgtgcacaaagaaaggaagagcacagtctgtttacagggctcacagctgtcatcctaacactctgggaggcaaagatgggagtagagctggaggccgcttagttgagaccagcctgggcaacgttgtgagactctgtctcattaaaaaaaagccaaacgtggtggccaacacctatagtgccagctactttgagaggctgagacgggtcacttcttgagcccaggatcccgttcaaggctgcggtgagctataatgatgctgctccactccagcctgggcaacagagaaagaccttgtctgtttaaaaaaataaatagaaaaacaaaaagcattaaagaagaaatagtgaaggtagaagaaaatctttcatttttcttaacagatctaacttaacagttcattcataatagcgacggtaaatatactgtattatatgcttatgtatatgtcatatacacacacttaaatataagtgaaatgaatgagagcagtgatacccaagggatgggagagagcaattaggaattagggttattttgttattatagtgtgcttgcattatcaagaaaccagtgtagtgtcatttgaaagtggacttgggttacttgtaaatttatattgcaaattccaaggcagccacttaaaaaaaaaaaaaaaagtaactgatatgctaagaaaggaaagaaaataaatcatagaatatgctcaataaagaccacaaggaaaaaaaagtgaaagacaaaaacaaagaacaagggcaacaaatagaaaatagtaacaaatatggtagatgttaattcaactgtatattattactttcaatgtcagtccaaatgcaccgaactatatattatctataagaaatccactttagatataaagacatacatatagatcaacagtaaagggatggcaaaagatataaatgttaacactaattttttggtgtgcaatggcctgatatctcactgcaacctctgccttccaggttcaagtgattctccctcagcctcccgagtagctgggattacaggcatttgtcgtcatgcctgggtaatttatttattttttctatttttgtacagatgggatttcaccgtgttggccaggctggtcttgaactcctgacctcaggtgatcattctgccttgcccttctaaagtgctgggattacaggcatgagccaccgtgcccggccaacactcattttgaaaaatggaagtggtgatattaattttagacagagtcgACTTTACATCAAGGAAAGTTACCAGAGATGACTATTACGTAATAAAGAGGTCAATActccaagaagatgtaacaatccttaaatgtacttttgctaacaaagtatcagaattccaaagtaaaaactgataaacttcaaggagaaataattaacccactattatagttggagacgttaacacccctttatcagaaatggaccaattcagtagccagaaaagcagtaaggacaaaattgaaatcggcatcctcagtcaactgtatgtaactgaagtttatagactatttcctccaacagcagcagaatacacaacattcaccaagacataccatgttgtggtccattaaacacaccttaacacatttaaaagaataggaatcaaacaagtatgttctcaaccacagtaaagtagaaatcaataatggacgactggaaaatatattaggatattaaacagtacacttatacataatacattgttcaaggaagaaacctgaagatttctttgaatttttgaagtaaatgaaaatgaaaacttgttaaaatttgtgagctgcagtgacagtaatgtttatagggaaatttatagatttaaatgcatacgttaaaaataagatctaaaatcaatcagcttccaccttcgaaaactagaaaaagaacatccaattaaattctaagcaggagacaaataatgaaagagcagaaatcaatacattgaaaacagaatatcagtagagaaaaatcaatgaaaccaaaagctggttctttgagagaaaatctgtaagcctctaacaagaaaaagaaatacagcagataaattaccaatatcagaaatgaaataagggacataactacagatcccatggacattaaaaggataataaaaattatgaataactctatggccacaaatttgataacgtggatgaaatgaaccaatttctttaaagacagaatttgccaaaatttgaacaggaagaaacgatctgtatgggcctgtatctgttaaattgaatcagtggttaataacctttcaaaacaggaagtgccaggcccagatgggttcactggtgaattctaccaaatatctaagaagaaattataccaattatctacaatctctttcagaacatagaagctgaggaatacttcttaactcattctatagagccagcatcattttaatatcaaataccattttaataacaaaatattacaagaaaactacagaacatctctcatgaacatagatgcagtaatcttcaataaaatattagcaaatctagCAAAAATTGTGCACTAAAACCACATGGAATTTCACGTATCCAAAGCCggtttaacattgaaaagccaattaacgtaattcatcacattaatgggtcaaagactaacagatgcctcatctaagaagatatagagatggcaaatcGACGTATGAGATGATGCTTCACATCACGtgtcatagagaaatgcagatgaaagcaacagtaagatatcactacaccagaatccagaacactatcaacaccaaagcctgtgaagatgtggagctgtgggaattctctctcattcatggcgggtcttaataaaaatagaacagcctttaggaagacagattggtggtttcttacaaaactaactatactcttaccatatgataaagcaattacactccttggcatttgctcaaagcagttgaaaacttatgtctacacacaaaagcctgcaagtagatatttagagcagccttattcatagatgtcaaaacttggaagcaaccaaaatgcccctcagtaggtgaatgtataagtgagctgtggtacatccagacaatgggatattatttgaggctgaaaataaatgagctatccataaaaagacacggaggaaacttaaagggcatattgctaagtgaaagaagcaatctgaaaaggttgttgtatgattccagctttacaacatcctggaaaaggcaagactatggagactgtaagaagatcagttgttgccagggggaggcagggatgaataggcagagcaggagagtttttagtatcatgtgatctctgtatgatactgtaatagtggatacatgttatgcatttgtccagagccatatattgtacaacaccaagaatgaaccctgatgtgaatgatggagttggagtggtaatgatgtttcactgtagaagtatcagttgtgacaaatgtaccagtctggtAGGCAATGTCCATGATAGGAGACGCTGTGCATATATAGGGTATACATGAGACATCACTAtgaagctggaaaatatgacactgagatgaaatggcgctgatgggcttaacaggttggagaaggaagatgaagtcTGTGGGCTCGAAGggagatgaaaaggaattaaccaaagtgaagcccagagaaacaaaatgaaaggaaagccaacagaacctcaagctcctgtgatacgtcaatatacttgtaatacaagaaggaaaagagagagaagagcaagaacCTTTGAAAACAGGAGTCAAAATTTTCTCAGATTGATGTCAAACACCTGTGTCCGGCCCCGAGAAGTTCAGTGAACTCCAAGCAGAACAAGTATAGCAAGAAGCACATCCGagttcatgatagccaaagtactgaaatcccaAGATTAAGAGGAGATCCTGAAAGGACTCAGAAGGAAAAGACACGTTACATACCAGAGAAGCATTTCAAAAACGCGTGACTTCTGTGAAGATacagtggagaccagaagaccatggaaagacatttttttaaagcactaaaagcaggagaaaggcctgtcaactcatatccagggaaaatctcctttataaacaggggtgaaacaacacattcccaaatatgaaagctgagagaatgtgttatcagcagaactacactataaacgtgctaaagaatgtacttggctgattgcaaaggatatcagatgaaaggttagctctacggaaaagaaccctagaaatcataacagtgcactctaaattttctagaatataaaatcatagaatattttactctgattttatggtttttggtttttttatgatcttataattttatgatataaaatcatacaatgtacacacttctctatgcctcctttacctgttttgaagtccttgctgtaccatgcaccagtagtttatttcttattatttatttatattctatttgatagatatgacacattctgtttattcatttaccagttggttATTCATTGTTTCCATATTCAGCTGCCATTGACATTAATGTACAtatctttgtgtatgcatataatttcttttatcttaagtggatgccaagtagcatgattgagtcttattgtaagtttaggtttagctttttaaaaactgccaaattatttacaaaataactgcaccatttcacatttccaccagcagcatatgctcatcccagtttctccacatcatcaccaccaatagttactgttatttttatttttgtcattctaattgatgtggaatggtatatcattgtgtatttactttgcaacaatgaatgatgctaagcattttaatgtgcttattagcttttaatgtgctaattcctattcatagccatttgtatatattggtaaaatgttcagattttttgctcaTGTTGTAAATGGGTTGGTTGTCATCTTATGGGTTACAGGTGCCTTATGCAATCTGAATATAAGAGTTTTACAGATGTAacgtttctcagtgaaagaacaaactactatgtagcagacagaacaaagcctttcccccaagatacccaggtcctattccccagaacttatgaacctgttgtctgaagtggttaaaaggcattttgcagctgattaatttaagatcttgagatgggaccattatcctggtttaagtaggtagacccactgtaatcaagaaggtccttaaaagagaaaagaactggagactggattgatgcactttaaagatgaagaggggccatgagtcagggacacaggtggcctctaaaagttgggaaaggtaaagaaatggattctcctttgaagcctccagaaggaacgtagttctgctgacacttagattttacacttctgacttcttcatcaataggataatagatttgtcttgttgtaagccactaagatcaaggtaatttgttacattagttatagggagataatcatcttttaaaacttactagttttctattttaatgaagtccatttcACTAATTTTCATGGGTTGTGTCTTTGGGAGTTTTAGAAGTGTCATggtcttactgttctttcatttaggtctgtgatccatttggagttaatttttgtgtgtgcagtaaAGATCTAAGTCggatttttgttttcgtttggtTTGGGGGATTCTTTCCCCCacggtttttctttttggtgtgtgggtacccagttgccactgcaacatttgttgaaaaaacaaactacctttcttttactgaattgtcttgagacctttgtcaaaaataaattaatcataaatataaggctttatttctgagtttaattctgttcctttgatgtatACATCTATTTTTGTGCGAATACCACTGCCTTAATAACTATGACTTTAtgtaaagttttgaaatcagatagtgaagtcttccaacattgtttccctttttcaaatttattttggctattgtaggtcctttgtatttccagataaaattgagaataagctttccatttcacacacagccttctgggattttattaggcagtgccttgaattaatggaacagttttggaagaattgtcttgataaTGCTGCGTTTTCGAATTCACGATCATGAAtctgcctccatttatttagtttccatttatttggatctttaatgtctctccgtaatgttttatagttgtcattgtacacattttgcacctttttgttagaagttcagctgaatgtcttctgcttttgatgctattgtgaatggaacgattttcttaattttattttcaggttttttattgctagtatatgtatatctttatcttgtgtcctatgatcccatcaaactttgttttagtaatttttggtgtacttcttgccattttctacatgccaaagtcaggtcatctatgaataaagacacttttattcctttctaatctggatgtctttattactaaacttgttaatttatttcaccagctagaacctgccagataatgttgaataaaagtggcaagaggggacatctttgtcttgttctccatcttagggaaaacgcattctattgtttaccattaaatacaatgttagctgtggcttttcaggAATGTACTTTAACAGGTTGAGGAAATTGCCTTCTATTCATGGTTTGTTGAGTTTCGTTCTCTTGAATTTGTCAGTACTTTTCTATGTCTCCTAAGGTTAACACGCGGTTCTACTCCGTAATTCTTTACCGCGTATGAcattaattcagttttgaatgttaaatcaacctgacttcctgtccccatggtgtgtaattctagtcaccactggtcatgctgtatcatccatttcatatgctgcttgcttggtttgctgctattctgtcgagtgtctatatcacattattctgcaggtttcttggaaaaggtaggtgggagtgaggaatgaaagattggaaagggttttgagaagacgttctggggagatggttgtgctccaaatggacacctggttgtgtacctttctcaaaagtctcaaggctgtgtcagttttacttttacttttatataaattgtgtaagttttcttaaaaggcagggtcggccaggcgcagtggctcatgcctgtaatcccagcactttgggaggccaaggcaggcagatcatgaggtcacgaggtcaggagatcgagaccagcctggccaatatggtgaaaccccgtttctgctaaaaatacaagaatgagccaggcatggtggcacttgcctataatctcagctacttgggaggctgaggcaagagaatcacttgagccggggagtgaCAGGTTACTGTGAgcagagatgacaccactgcaccccaccctgggcaacagagcaagactctgtctcaaaagaaaaaaaagcaagatgatagagaattttcaggctcctaatattattgcttgtctaacaagtaaactttttaaaaaattcccgaACAGCGTAAGTCATGTGACAGTGGTAATAAGTGTGAATATTGTTTGCCCTTACTGTCTTTTAAGAAGCAAACCAGTGTCTTAAGATTATTTGCTGTGACTCCTTCTCTCACCCAATGATCTGGAGCTGCTCACCTGAGCCAGCGCCTCCCATCACTCACTTGTAGGTAGGATTCTGAGTGTCATTCTTACGttgaagtttaacaaatacagcagcaatttattcccaaaaaccttggtgctgcatgaaaagttattaaatgaaaaatgttctcgcgaattatagtgaaaaaagggatgtattttctcataatccaagatatccaatttgtacagatagaaaaatcaataatgacaATGTATAAGAAACGAATAGTGTAAAGGTGAATAGATTTGAGTGCAAAATGtaacatgagggtttgttgtgtgCCCCAGAGGAAAgcggggaggtggaggggccgctctatgtgaggcacattctgctttccctcctgttaccatcatcagcgtcttgatccttagagagctgcatgggtatcgaacacaccgatgtagaaataaatcagctgcatgggtatctaacacactgacatagaaagaaatcagttgtatgggtaactaacacacagacgcagaaatcacctgcatgggtatctaacacaccgatgtagaaaCAAATCAGCtctatgggtaactaacacacagatgcaaaaatcacctgcaagggtatctaacacacacaccaacgtagaaataaatcagagcccagaagagCATCTCAGGACTAACCGGGGctaaacatagtcacactgagactcctgagagctgcacaggccctccgcctccccttgccctctcactttctgactgacacaagaaaacacttggtttcttcccaaactgctgtgtagaggaaatgtgtcagtgcatctttgagatgacagtatcaaacatcttatagcatgtttgtataaggtgctttggaagcaaaattcattatgctaaaataaatggttcattatctgaaaagtggtttaaattctcaagagtgtctacggcaaaaagtcattaaacaactgtTCAGACTTGCGTGAAGTAAATCTGTGTTGGAGGGACTGAGATTGTAGTGCCTGTTTTTGCTGCAGCATATagcaaattgcctttcttcttacaCAGATACCTCTTATGGCTCAGAAGATGAAGGCTCAGTGCAGGTGGACTCCCAGGGCGCCCCgacctccagccagggcagcatcaaAGTGGAGCACTGGATCAGTCAGGCCATCCACGGCTCCACCACGTCCACCACCTCCTCGTCCTCCACGCAGAGCGGGGGCAGCAGAGCTGCCCACAGGCTAGCGGATGTCATGGCCCAGACCCCCATGGGTGAGCAcgcttcacagtgtctttctgtgcctgttgtctaaacccctttgtgtgtgcacgttttcctctgtttgtatcttggctgtggaatcccttagtggaaagagcgcagagcccctctggcccctggggtgctttggttggattgtttctggaagctgctgtactgcttttctcatgcccaggttcctcccacagctggaattccaggggccttgTTACTGGGGAATCCCGCAGCCATATCCGAATTCCAGGGGCCTTCTGTTTTATAAGTCCTTTCGTGTTCCTGGGGAATCCTGCAGCCATATccgcttctatcttttcttctcacttatgctCCTGCGTGAAACCTTAACAGTCCCAGTCAACAGGACAGGGTTTTAAAGTGTGCTCCTCCTGACCACGGGAGTCATTTAAGGAAACGAGGGCTTTAAGCACGGCCGCTTTACGCTGctgtctgccacaggtgttcagatttcttgggcgtggcgcactgtcttgtgtaggttctatgacaagggagatcctctgtattagaaaaagagcaaagttaggatcactgccctacaacgtttgaagatgccgtggaaaaggagtgaagtgagaaTTACTAGAGCTAGAGTCGACACGTGGGGGAGCCACGATGAGCCTCGCGTCGCTCTGCCTTTGAATGgttcaggagaaaatgttttccatcaagtatGGGACTTGGGTTGAATAGGTTTTGGTGTGTGTCTCTATTAAAGCAGTAACCGGAGATGACTGTGTACCACTTCGCCGATGACGGAGCACGAGCCGCAGGCTCAGACCCTCCCGGCACCAGCTACCACAGGAAAGCCTGATCTCTGCAAAACCCtcagtgggaagcaggtggacgtcatgtgtgatcagatagccgacagacaccccagaaccccagaatgttcACTTCTAGATCACTGACTCCTTCACACCCAGAGGTGTTTGGGATTGActtgggtcccagccccttcggtgctcactgacactgaaagcgtcaactgttttctgtctggaacaggagtttgctgtcaggagagctgggtctgtctcacttttcccaattact
The window above is part of the Macaca nemestrina isolate mMacNem1 unplaced genomic scaffold, mMacNem.hap1 Scaffold_54, whole genome shotgun sequence genome. Proteins encoded here:
- the LOC139361506 gene encoding disco-interacting protein 2 homolog C-like isoform X9 → MDAYTPPDTSYGSEDEGSVQVDSQGAPTSSQGSIKVEHWISQAIHGSTTSTTSSSSTQSGGSRAAHRLADVMAQTPMDNHSAPPDVTTYTSEHSIQMERPQGSTGSRTAPKYCNAELMETGDGPHMNRT